The sequence GTACAGTGGTTTATACACGGTAGCTCCACTTAATAACTTGGCCTCAGTTCAGGTCCCACTAAGATAAGTGCCAGGTGATGACGTGAAAGCGCCGCGGGCGTGACACAGTTACTTCTGAACCCCTTCGCTCCCAGCGGGCATGCTCCCTGTGTAGGTTTCTCTACAGTCCACAGGGGGCCGGGAGCCAAAAGGAAACACATAGCAGCAAGGAAGGGGCAAGACCATGAAcaatcaacaaaaaaagaagagaggagaggtcCATGGATAGCTTTGActaaaatgaagaagaagaagcgaAGGCGGAAGAGACATTTCCGTGAAAAGTTTGCCCCGAGAGTTTGTGTACATTCCCATTCACCCTCGGAGTGGTGAGCGAACGGGACAGTGGTAGAGGAAAGAGCTGGGAAAGAAGGGATTATTTCCTTtgtggagaggagagcagcagctaCAGTAGTCCAGTCTGGAGGTGGATAAAGAGGAGAGGtagcacagagacagacagaggccagAGAGAAAGGCCGGACCACTTTCGCACCCCGGAAGACTGTGTCCCCCCAAAGTAAGCCACCTGGGctgcaggagaaagagagaaaagcaagcaaagGACAGGAGAAGTTACTGATAGCCAACATCTGTGTCTGTATGGCTGCAGGAGAGCTCACTCACATGGGGAAGTCAGTCATGCAGACAGTGGGGTGCAGAAAGGGGACACACTCGGAGGAATGTTAGCACCTCTAAGCCTTTACTCAAACACAGATTAATTAAGGCAGCTTAAGGTATCTCATTCTCCTGCCATACTTGCTTTACTGTCCTAATCTTGGTAATCCAGCTAAGTCTGCCCTGACCCTGTCAAGACCACTCACCCACACAGGCTGACCCATCATCGTTGGGCTCAAAGCCTTGGTTGCATCTCTTGTTGGCGCGACACTTATAGCTGCCAAAGGTATTGGTGCAGACGGGACGGTCAGGGGGACACACAGAGGGGAACTGGGTACACTCATCTTTATCTGGTGGGGGAGGACAGGGGCAAGTAAGACGATGGGGGTGTGAGGGAAATGATTTCTTAAGAATGCTGAACATaaggaaacagacagagaggtcCACAGATACAGGGATGAAGAGACTGAAACTCTAAACTTACCAGTGCATCGGCCATTCTCATTCATGGCAAACCCATGGCCACACTAGAgcagacaaaaaacacaggcaGAAAAACAAGTACAGTTTCAATGACTTGAAAAACAGTTTGATGAGAAGACCCTGCAAAATTTTCCAATAAAGACAGTGTATTTTATGAGAGCATTTAAACTATTTTTACATAGCTGCAGTAGTTTAGATGAGGAGAGTTTAGGATTCACTGTGATAAGTGTGATTAGGCTGACGTGCAGTAGCGTACCTCTATTTCCACGGTAGGAGtggcctcctcctcatctcGTGGATAGGGGATCTCCAGCACTGAGTTGATCTCTGAAGGCTCTAGAGGTCTGGCCACTGATCGACCATCTGGCCAGTACACCTCCACATTGGTGGCCACATCCTTACCtggtcagacagacacataGGGGTGGCTTCATATGTCAAGGAAATAATTTGTCATTAATTAATAGCTCCTTTACTATATTACACATGTTCATAGCTTGTCATAGGTAGTCTGATGaggctttttcctctctcttttttttatctttgtctatgacacgcacacacagagagagagagagagagagagagagagagagagagagagagagagagagaggctctccccttttctccttCCATTAACTATATTAATCAGGCAAAGAGAAAGCCCCTCACAAGAGGGCCTCTTGGGCCCTTAATTAAAGTGGCATTTCTAATGTAAACAGATCTTGAGTTACCTGCCAGACAGTGCTCTGCTCAGCAGGTGTGTCTCTGAAGAGCCAAAGGACATTTCACCTGTTCAGCATCCGTATGGTAACCTCTCAGTAAGTGGTAGGGTGTGTGTCTCACATGTCTAATGGTAGAGATGCTCTTGCAAGCATGGAGGTCTGTTCTGGGGCCACAGTGGTGTGGAAACAGTTTGCTTCTTACAGCAAGTATTGTAATAAGTAATCAGGCATTGCAACTGAGTGTCTGCAGAGCTGATCTGTGCTGGGACTTTCCTGATACAGAACAGGCCCAATAAGCAAGGCCAGGGAGCAGTAGTGGGTGGGCTGCCAGGGCTGGATGGCCACCAGCTGACTGGCCTGGGGGGGTCTGAGACAGGGAGCTGGTTCCTAACAAGCCAGGCCGGCTTCCAGCTGGAGCACCTGTCCCCCatctctcccccttcctccgACACAGCTCCCTCCCACAGACAGCTCGCTCTCCCTTGGGCCTCCAATCAGGCAGGAGGTATTAAAGCAATGCTTTCCACATGGagctttcactttctctctcccacttatTCTATGTATTGCTCATTTTGTCCCtattctatctgtctgtctgtatgaaGTTACCTATCTATTCTCTGGACAGTAGTGTGAAATGGTTGTTAGAGAGACATCCCATTATCAAGAAGTCACAGGTTTGATTCTGGTAACAGCCATGTATTCTGTCAACATATCCTTACACAAGACACTGGACACTAGAAAATGCCCAAATTATAGATGTCACCTACACATTCAAAGAAATTTTTAACATTGTCTCTCAAAATTCCCCCTTCAGGTAGCAAACCTACCAAGGCCAAAATGGGCAACGGGTTCCATCTCACACAGATACCCTGACCCGCCGTCAatgatgcgtgtgtgtgggccACTCCTCTTGGTGTACACCACCACCTTGGCCCCTCTGGCAAATGCACCAAACTGGGTTCGGGGTATCACACGGAGCCATGAGTTGGTGGTGCCCTGAGACACagatagaaagagaggagagataacAGTTAGGATTACAACGCCCACATAATGCAAGACTCATATCAAGTTTAATACTGAAAATACTAAAACCAAAATACTGAAGCACTCATGCATCCTCACCTGGTTGACTCTATAAATGGAGAGTGGCTGTGCTGCACTCTCACCATGTGACACTAGCAGGTCCAGACGTCCGTCTCCATCAAAGTCTGTCACTACAGCTCCTGGAGATCCATAAAACTCATGATGCAACTAAACaattaagaaaacaaactgtaacaTCTCTTACTGTCTTGCAGGGAATTTGGGGCATAATATTTGAGTAGTCACAGAAccaaatgtgtgaaataaagACATTCAAAGTATATAGGAATCCCATATCTCTAGTGGAGCTCTGATGCCATCTGATGGTGATACAGAAGCATAGCACATTTATGCCAGGGACATCTCTACAAGAAATATGAGGCCTCTGGGTAATCCTGTTTTGGTTAGAATCAATCCTCTTGTTTTGATAGAGAGCTATCTGTATGGTGCAATACTTACCAGTTCCTCGTCCCTCTGGTTCAGCTGCCTCCCCAATATTCAGCTCCTCTATCTGAGGGTCTCCGTGCTCTCTCCTGGTAACCCTACAGTTGCAACAGCACGGCAGTTACTCAGCAAATCACTGTCACATCATTGAATTAATGAGTTGGTAAAGGTTATCTACACATGTTTAGGACTATACTATTACCAAATCATATCATTCAAAATCGAAGGCCACTAAATTTGTTTCCTCTTAGCATCCGTAGAAATTTTATGCAATAGTTGAATGTGGAGGTTGCAAATGCTAGGGTGCTTTGATTTGGGGATGTTATTGATTAAGggataaaagaaagaaaagaacaaaaagttaACTCTAGTCTGTCATTAGCAGAGATCCTTCATATTGTCAGCACTGAATCATTTACTGAAAACTGCACAAAGCTTTTAAATTTCTTTGAGAGCACAATTAATCATGTTAAACTGAATAAAAGGGCCTGTGGCGATTTTTATAGTCTCATTAGATTTACTGAATGAAACTATAGGATAAATGAGGTCTTCATTCCATAACTTAATATTCTGACAAActagatttctgtaagaatttttgatttttgttgctCCTGTCTTTAAGATCATAATTAATCTCTTCAACCTCTGGCACAGTTCCCATATTTTAAGGCTACTGAGAAACCTTTACTCAAAATAATCTCCCTTGACCACTATTCTCTCAATAAGAAGCTGGGTTCTggggggagttttttcttgcacaCTATGgtgattaagtcagggggtgttgtcctgtttgttgtaatcATGTGGGACTGTAAAAAGTGGTATGgagctttaaataaacttgaacttgagtttgaagaagcagaagcagttcaagatctacctgaacagagCATGCATGAAGGTggatgggccttaattgggtcaggtgtgcaacagtagagctggaacaaaaacctgcaggacagggggaccttgaggactggtttgggaaccactgctttaGACCATCTTggactctgtgtctgtgtctcaggtACTGCTCTGCATGGATTGTCTTCCTACTAAATAATATAGACAGATCCTTCTACATAACCCCTGGACTTTCCTGCATAAAATTACATGTGGAGTACCACAGGGCTCCATCCTGGGCTCAGTCTTATTTTCCAATCATATGCTTCATTTTGGGCAGATAATTAGAAAACATATCACCatttccattttattatttttatgttgacaACACCCAATTACATCTGAATGCAGATAAAGCAGACATGATATCCATATCTATCATGgcttattattcttattatttattattattaatagtagcagtagtggtggtagtagaagtagaagtctcagtagttgtagtagtattagaAGTAGTTGCCGTAGtaacattgtttaaaaatacacatgtagCCATGCTATAATTTTGCTTTTTACAGGATTGTTGCACTGCTGTTGCAGCTCGCCCAAAAGACAATTTGGAaaattgaggggaaaaaacaacagtacTGATGCAGGGCAGATGCAGATTGTGTGAGCATCTGTACTGGCTGCTACCTTCAGTGACAAAGCATTTCTATATCAAACTTTCATTAACTTATAAtttctttttgcagtgcagttaaGTTATGTGCTGATCTTTGCTATTAAAACCCAAACTCAGCTAAACATTGATTGGTTGTATTGAATTAATTAGCTTGAGCACAATAGTTTGAGGATGGTGTTCCACTGCCAGAAAGCAGGCTTAATTTAGCTGATTCATCTTCATACTACATAATGGTGCAGCCAAGGTTTCTGGACCAGTGACCCCCATCAGACCAACATCTTGTCCAGCAAGACAGATTGTCCTCCAATAAACTGGCATTTGGGAATATTCTCATCCAGGAAATTTTCTGGGACTCAATCTGATTACTGACATTCAGCATGAATTGACCCACTAGCTCATGGCAACATTTATCCTGACTGTTACATCCTGTTCAGAAAAATATGCCAGATCAGATATTCGTTTAAACAGAATGAGTTTATTCTAGTGTTAAGTTCTAATAACTGAAATGTAAGAGTatcatttattgcatttttagaACTGCGTTCATTAATATTATCAAGAGAGCGAGCCAAACCAAGAGCCAAAAAGAGACCTAAAACTGTCTTAATGAAAAATTCATTcatgtgtggaggaggaggcggggtgCCAGACTAGATAAGTATCCTTGACTGGGAATTTCAGATTCTTCTCAGCTTCTTAACTCAGTTTTAGAATACTAAATCAAGGCACAAGAATAGTCCATTAAGCTCATCATCAAACCGCTATTAAAACCTGTTATTATACTGCGACATGtgtatatgttgtgtgtgtgtgtgtgtgtgtgtgtgcttggccGCATCGTGTACGATTGCTATCTGTGAGTGTGTACCTGAAAAGCCTGTTGGCAGAGGAGCCCCTGTAGGCAATGTTATTAAAGAAGACCTCCAGCTCATTGTCATTGTCAAAGTCTGCAGCAATGACGGTACGCACTGGGGATGGCATGGAAAACTTCTGGGATGCTATATCCTGTGCAGAGGGAACACACCAAGACTTTAGTGGAACACACACTCTACTGCATACATACTGTGTATATACAATCAAACAAGCAGCTGAACGTGCACCAGTAACATGTTTCTGTGGAGGGAGTGATAGATAAATGCCACATTTAGAGCCAAGTAAATGTAATCCTCTACTCTATGTTGACCACACACTTTTTAATTAGCCAATCTGAGTCAGTAGTTCAATGCATTTCTTACATAAATGTGCACTAGCACATTTGGAATTGCAGAAGGGATGATGGCCCAGCGCCCTTAATGGACATTGGCGCATTTATGTTTTACATAGAGTACAGAGCATAGAGGCTGACATTAACACTGTTGTCTACAGACAAGTATTTTGCCTGTATATTATCCAATCGTTTAATCATTTATGAGATTCTAattcattttatgtcatttttttttattgtttgtatggTACATAATAACACTGTTTGGAGAAATTATAATAAAGTAAGTAATAataatcaccaacattttcatttaaaatgttcattttgcaAATCCATTTCCCACTGATACAGAATAGTAGTGATTGTAAATATGCCCATCTTATGAAAGTGTTTACAGTGCAATTCCAAACACAGTGCAAGGTATTTTTCATGGGAAAGACACAGTGCATCCAGGAAGTGATTCAAGTAACACTTCCAGCAGCGACAACAGCACTAGATTTAGCGGAAGTGgctagttagcatgagcagcaatGGTCACCATGtctaatgaaaaaacaaaacaaaactgatgccTGTAAAAACTCATACTTCATCAACAggaaattcaagaaaaaaggATATCAAAGTCTTATTGGAAAGTGTTGTGAAAAAAATCCTGCAGCAATGGCCACTTACGACAAAAGATGTTGCCAAAAACATATATAACCAAAGATTTTGATTATTACCAGTTTAACTTTGGTATAATTTATCACTGTTGTATCATGATCCCCTCAAGAGCATAAAAGTCTGACATTCTGCTCTGCAGCATCAACTGAGCCAAAACAATATCACATCTCTTGTCGTTCCATCTCAAGCACCAGAACAAGAGAAGCAGGGTGATCTAGTAGCCAGAGATGCTGTCCCATAACCAGAAGGTCACAGCTTCAATCTGCACAGCATACAACATGTTCATCAACAGCCACGTGTCCTGTCaagagtgtccttgagcaagacaccaaaACCCCATCTGCAAAAGTGCAAGCTATATGCttaaaacacaagaacaaaGGTCTTTCACCATCAGAAACCACTGGGCAGAGGGTAGATGCTGCAGCCTTGGTGCCCAAAGAGACTCTGCGGCAGGGGAGTTTTTTTGCATGGGAAAGTAACGGATATCTCCTCGCTTCAGTGACACAGTGATAAGTCGAGGAAGAGTTATAGAGCGGCCCTTCACTCCCCCCAGTATTTACTCCCTGTTTTAATTATAAGGCTCATAAAGTCACAGGGAGGGTTGCCCAGAGTGACCTTCTGCTTCTCAGGTGAAGGAGAGGGGATGGCCAAGTGAGGCCATGAGGCTGTTGGGGAAGGCGGGAGGATGTACACATGCAGAGggtggatgaatgaatgtgtcAGGAGGTGAGTTAACAGGAGAGAGAACTCCCCAGAGTCAGCAGAGGAGAAATGTACAGCTGGAGATTATGGGATTCAGTCCAAATGGGATGAGGGGCCAGAGTTTTTGAGAAAAGTTGTTGATGTTGAATCGAAGTGACTCAAGTGCACTTGTCTGCACTTGAGTAGATTTTCTctcactggtattttttttttaagtctgtgcTTTTAATTCTACTTGTAGAAATAAAACCTGGGGGAATTTACCATTGCTTTGCCTTGAGTAGCTTTTATCTTGAGAAATTAAAGTAGTGGATACTATTGCACAGCAGTCACTGATCTTCTGGACTTCACTTCCCTCTATAACTATTACTACTTTGAATAAGAGTACTTCAGTGACTTAACTGTTTAACAGAGGAATCAATACTTCTAGCTGGGACCTTTTCCATCAAGATGCATATGTATGtgcgtgagtgcgtgtgtgtgcatgctaaaGAAAGGGAGGCAAGGGAAACCCCTGCAATAGATTTTAATTAAAGCGCAAACAGGCCTAATCGGCACTTTCCACCGCCCAGGCAAGCTGCTGTTTCAGCCCAATTTAATTAGCGGTTTACTGGAGTGATACAACAGCTTCATTATGGATGCCAAAGGTCAACACGGCTAGTGGGAGAGTCAGcttgtgtgtggagtgtgtctTAAAACGTGTTGTGGGTTTGTGATTAATCcaccttgctgtttttttttttctttctttttttttttttttttttaaatctgatagCTAA is a genomic window of Myripristis murdjan chromosome 15, fMyrMur1.1, whole genome shotgun sequence containing:
- the crtac1b gene encoding cartilage acidic protein 1, translated to MLWLLVLLPALSSAQRSEPMFSAVTQSVLPPDYENNPTQLNYGVAVTDMDGDGDLEIFVAGYNGPNLVLKYDKQRKRLVNIAVDNRSSPFYALRDRQGNAIGVTACDIDGDGREEIYVLNTNNAFSGRATYSDKLFKFRNGRFEDLLNDEINEHRDVANRMAGRSVACVDRKGTGRYAIYIANYASGNVGPHALIEMDEAASDLSRGIIALSNVAEQAGVDKFTGGRGVVVGPILNPTFSDIFCDNEYGPNFLFKNNGDGTFTDVAQQAGVEDPMQHGRGVALADFNRDGKTDIVYGNWNGPHRLYMQLNNRKQRFKDIASQKFSMPSPVRTVIAADFDNDNELEVFFNNIAYRGSSANRLFRVTRREHGDPQIEELNIGEAAEPEGRGTGAVVTDFDGDGRLDLLVSHGESAAQPLSIYRVNQGTTNSWLRVIPRTQFGAFARGAKVVVYTKRSGPHTRIIDGGSGYLCEMEPVAHFGLGKDVATNVEVYWPDGRSVARPLEPSEINSVLEIPYPRDEEEATPTVEIECGHGFAMNENGRCTDKDECTQFPSVCPPDRPVCTNTFGSYKCRANKRCNQGFEPNDDGSACVAQVAYFGGTQSSGVRKWSGLSLWPLSVSVLPLLFIHLQTGLL